In Neorhizobium galegae, the following proteins share a genomic window:
- the gcvH gene encoding glycine cleavage system protein GcvH, whose product MLKFTAEHEWLKLEDGVATVGITSHAAEQLGDLVFVELPEVGSQLTKDGNAATVESVKAASDVYCPLDGEVTEVNQAIVDDPSIVNSDPQGKGWFFKLKLKNVPDADALMDEAAYQELIA is encoded by the coding sequence ATGTTGAAATTCACCGCCGAACACGAATGGCTGAAGCTCGAAGACGGTGTTGCCACCGTCGGCATCACCTCTCACGCTGCCGAACAGCTCGGCGATCTCGTTTTCGTGGAACTGCCGGAAGTAGGCAGCCAGCTCACCAAGGACGGCAATGCCGCGACCGTCGAAAGCGTCAAGGCTGCCTCCGACGTTTATTGTCCGCTGGATGGCGAAGTCACCGAGGTCAACCAGGCGATCGTCGACGATCCCTCGATCGTCAATTCCGATCCGCAGGGCAAGGGCTGGTTCTTCAAGCTGAAGCTCAAGAACGTGCCCGACGCCGACGCATTGATGGATGAGGCCGCCTACCAGGAACTGATCGCATGA
- the gcvT gene encoding glycine cleavage system aminomethyltransferase GcvT produces MDDQTVLKTTPLHALHLSLGARMVPFAGYDMPVQYPAGVLKEHLHTRTAAGLFDVSHMGQVVIRAKSGAYEDAALALETLVPVDILGLKPGRQRYGFFTDDNGGILDDLMITNRGDHLFVVVNASCKDADLAHMQAHLAGCDVTLLEDRALLALQGPRAEGALAALWPDVTSMKFMDVRDASLHDVDGIISRSGYSGEDGFEISVPADQAEQIASALLEDLHCQPIGLGARDSLRLEAGLCLYGNDIDTTTSPIEAALEWAIQKPRRLGGARAGGFPGAGRILGELANGTSRRRIGLKPEGKAPVRAHAKLYADAEGRTELGEVTSGTFGPSVEGPVAMGYVPTRFAEPGCQIFAEVRGKYLPLTVSALPFITPTYKR; encoded by the coding sequence TTGGACGATCAAACCGTTCTCAAGACCACCCCGCTTCACGCCCTCCATCTGTCGCTCGGCGCCAGGATGGTGCCCTTTGCCGGCTACGACATGCCGGTGCAATATCCGGCCGGCGTGCTGAAGGAACATCTGCACACCCGCACCGCCGCGGGGCTTTTCGACGTCTCCCATATGGGCCAGGTCGTCATCCGTGCGAAATCCGGCGCTTACGAGGATGCAGCCCTTGCGCTTGAAACCCTGGTGCCCGTCGATATTCTCGGCCTGAAACCCGGCCGCCAGCGTTACGGCTTCTTCACCGACGACAATGGCGGCATCCTCGACGACCTGATGATCACCAATCGCGGCGACCACCTGTTCGTCGTCGTCAACGCCTCCTGCAAGGACGCTGATCTCGCCCATATGCAGGCGCACTTGGCCGGCTGCGATGTCACGCTCCTTGAAGACCGCGCGCTCCTCGCCCTCCAGGGTCCGCGCGCCGAGGGCGCCCTGGCGGCTCTCTGGCCGGATGTCACCTCCATGAAGTTCATGGACGTCCGCGACGCGTCTCTGCACGATGTCGACGGCATCATCTCCCGCTCCGGTTATTCCGGCGAGGACGGGTTCGAGATCTCGGTTCCGGCAGACCAGGCAGAGCAGATCGCGAGCGCGCTGCTCGAAGACCTGCACTGCCAGCCGATCGGCCTCGGCGCCCGCGATTCGCTGCGCCTGGAAGCCGGCCTCTGCCTCTATGGCAACGACATCGACACGACCACCTCGCCGATCGAGGCGGCGCTGGAATGGGCGATCCAGAAACCCCGCCGCCTGGGCGGCGCCCGCGCCGGCGGTTTTCCGGGCGCGGGCCGCATCCTCGGTGAACTGGCGAACGGCACCTCCCGCCGCCGTATCGGCCTGAAGCCGGAGGGCAAGGCGCCCGTCCGCGCCCACGCAAAACTTTATGCGGATGCGGAAGGGCGGACCGAGCTCGGCGAAGTTACCTCCGGCACCTTCGGCCCCTCGGTCGAAGGCCCCGTCGCCATGGGCTACGTGCCGACCCGCTTTGCCGAACCCGGCTGCCAGATCTTCGCGGAGGTGCGCGGCAAATATCTGCCCCTCACCGTCTCCGCCCTGCCTTTCATCACCCCTACTTACAAACGATAA
- a CDS encoding copper chaperone PCu(A)C — translation MKTFTKLAFLGIFAATSIAFSGAAAADDAPVKLGDLEITSAFTKAMLPGQPVGGGYLTIKNSGKSDDMLVSVASPVAGTVELHEMAMQGEVMKMRRLDTGIAIPAGKTVELTPGGLHLMFIKVKEPFTQGGKVPVTLTFEKAGKIDITLPVEAAGPGGHVHK, via the coding sequence ATGAAGACCTTCACCAAACTCGCTTTCCTCGGCATTTTCGCTGCGACCAGCATCGCTTTTTCTGGGGCGGCGGCCGCTGATGATGCGCCCGTCAAACTCGGCGACCTGGAAATTACCAGCGCCTTCACCAAGGCCATGTTGCCCGGCCAGCCAGTCGGCGGCGGCTATCTGACCATCAAGAACAGCGGCAAATCCGACGACATGCTGGTCTCGGTTGCCTCGCCCGTCGCAGGCACCGTCGAGCTGCACGAGATGGCCATGCAGGGCGAGGTGATGAAAATGCGCAGGCTCGATACCGGCATAGCCATCCCGGCGGGCAAGACCGTCGAACTGACGCCCGGCGGGCTGCATCTGATGTTCATCAAGGTCAAGGAACCTTTCACGCAGGGCGGCAAGGTCCCGGTGACCCTGACCTTCGAGAAGGCCGGTAAGATCGACATCACACTGCCGGTCGAGGCCGCGGGGCCGGGCGGCCACGTACACAAGTGA
- a CDS encoding DUF2000 domain-containing protein, with translation MTDEIRIAIIVNPALPLGLLANTAGAISIGLGARVPALAARRLTDRQGRTIDISSSLPVPILQAPADTIRSLLLKALLLSQDYAIVPFPAFARSLHDYRAYEAAFPDRDLAEEEIDGLGLAGPSKWIKSLTGSLKLLR, from the coding sequence ATGACCGACGAAATCCGCATCGCCATCATCGTCAACCCTGCCCTGCCGCTCGGCCTCCTTGCCAACACGGCCGGCGCCATCTCGATCGGCCTCGGCGCTCGCGTGCCCGCGCTCGCGGCTCGCCGGCTGACCGATCGCCAAGGTCGCACGATCGATATCAGCTCTTCCCTGCCGGTGCCGATCCTGCAGGCGCCGGCGGATACGATCAGATCCCTGTTGCTGAAGGCCCTGTTGCTGTCGCAGGACTACGCGATTGTCCCCTTTCCGGCTTTCGCCAGATCGCTGCATGACTATCGGGCCTACGAGGCCGCCTTCCCCGATCGCGATCTGGCGGAAGAGGAGATCGACGGCCTTGGCCTTGCCGGGCCTTCTAAATGGATAAAGTCGCTGACCGGCAGCCTCAAACTGCTGCGCTAG
- a CDS encoding Lrp/AsnC family transcriptional regulator, whose product MANDVEPADIRILEALQEDGRLTNQALADRIGLSTSPSWRRVRHLEETGVIQGYKAVLNRKAIGLGVLAFIRVKIDSHSEEEAEAFAAEVIGLDEVIACYSIAGDADFLLQVVSPDLDAYADFAMSTLRRLPRIKEMQTTFVLKEIKAFDGLPLRFAGRRA is encoded by the coding sequence ATGGCGAACGACGTTGAGCCGGCAGATATACGAATTCTGGAAGCGTTGCAGGAGGACGGCCGCCTGACCAATCAGGCGCTCGCGGACAGGATCGGGCTTTCGACATCGCCGAGTTGGCGGCGCGTCCGGCACCTCGAGGAGACGGGCGTCATCCAGGGCTACAAGGCGGTGCTGAACCGAAAGGCGATCGGCCTCGGCGTACTCGCCTTCATCCGCGTCAAGATCGACAGCCATAGCGAAGAAGAAGCGGAAGCGTTCGCGGCGGAGGTGATCGGGCTGGACGAGGTAATCGCCTGTTACAGCATCGCGGGCGACGCGGATTTCCTGCTGCAGGTCGTCTCACCGGATCTCGACGCCTATGCGGATTTCGCCATGTCGACGCTGCGGCGGTTACCGCGCATCAAGGAAATGCAGACGACCTTCGTCCTGAAGGAAATCAAAGCTTTCGACGGACTTCCGCTGCGTTTCGCAGGCCGCCGGGCCTAA
- a CDS encoding EAL domain-containing protein gives MELRRSGVIAAAIFLGLLGAIVPIGAMVYISWVITVEKQQNNLERLAEQTIMRASRTFEDARAALDSLAYPRLVPCSDQHIARMRVIAFNTPSVKEVGYFENGLLKCTSWGIEERKVDRPWIDYMTPDGVEVATRVQPAVSMGNPMMGLHYGPYNVLVDPARFIDILVDADISLALANRQGMLINELNSPETDLVNALIDEPKNGMTSSVLYAIARNKGLIAIAMEPRSNLTGRLREEQLLLLPVGAFVAIFIVGVVVWLSRKRLSPLGELAIAVRKREFIVHYQPIIELKTGICVGAEALVRWRRPDGSLVRPDLFIPLAEESGLILPITDQVIEAIIADLGGLLRADSLLHIAVNLSAADVTSGRILDVLDRKLAKTGIAAGQIWLEATERGFIDIEAARTTLTAARQRGHSVAIDDFGTGYSSLQYLQGLPMDALKIDKSFVDTIGRNSATSSVTGHIIEMAKTLDLQIVAEGVETEEQADYLKAHDVHFGQGWLFSKPLPAADFIDYHWNARSRSGSGRHNIRCVAA, from the coding sequence ATGGAACTGCGACGTTCTGGGGTGATTGCGGCGGCCATTTTTCTCGGCCTGCTCGGGGCAATCGTTCCGATTGGCGCGATGGTCTACATTTCGTGGGTCATCACGGTCGAGAAACAGCAGAACAATCTCGAACGGCTCGCCGAGCAGACGATCATGCGTGCGAGCAGGACGTTCGAGGACGCGCGGGCGGCGCTCGATTCGCTCGCCTATCCGCGCCTGGTGCCCTGTTCGGACCAGCATATCGCCCGGATGCGGGTGATCGCCTTCAATACGCCCTCGGTCAAGGAAGTCGGCTATTTCGAGAACGGCCTGCTGAAATGCACCTCCTGGGGGATCGAGGAGCGCAAGGTCGACAGGCCGTGGATCGACTACATGACGCCCGACGGCGTGGAAGTCGCCACCCGCGTGCAGCCGGCGGTCAGCATGGGCAATCCGATGATGGGGCTGCATTACGGCCCCTATAACGTGCTGGTAGACCCGGCCCGTTTCATCGACATCCTGGTGGACGCCGACATTTCCCTGGCGCTCGCCAACCGGCAGGGCATGCTGATCAACGAACTCAATTCCCCCGAAACGGACCTGGTCAACGCGCTGATCGACGAGCCGAAGAACGGCATGACCTCCTCGGTTCTCTACGCGATAGCACGCAACAAGGGGTTGATCGCGATCGCCATGGAGCCGCGCTCCAACCTGACCGGCAGGCTGCGGGAGGAACAGCTCCTGCTGCTGCCGGTCGGTGCCTTCGTCGCCATCTTCATTGTCGGCGTGGTGGTCTGGCTGTCCAGGAAAAGACTGTCACCGCTCGGGGAGCTGGCGATCGCAGTGCGCAAGCGCGAATTCATCGTCCACTACCAGCCGATCATCGAGCTCAAGACCGGCATCTGCGTCGGCGCCGAGGCGCTGGTGCGCTGGCGGCGACCGGATGGGTCGCTGGTGCGCCCGGACCTGTTCATTCCGCTCGCCGAGGAGAGCGGACTTATTCTGCCAATCACCGACCAGGTCATCGAAGCGATCATTGCCGATCTCGGTGGACTGCTCAGGGCGGACAGTTTGCTGCATATCGCCGTCAACCTTTCCGCCGCCGACGTCACCTCCGGGCGCATACTCGACGTGCTCGACAGGAAACTCGCGAAGACTGGAATAGCGGCGGGGCAGATCTGGCTGGAGGCCACGGAACGCGGCTTCATCGACATCGAGGCGGCGCGGACGACATTAACCGCGGCTCGGCAAAGAGGCCATTCGGTAGCGATCGACGACTTCGGTACGGGATATTCCAGCCTGCAATACCTGCAGGGGCTGCCGATGGATGCGCTGAAGATCGACAAGTCCTTCGTCGACACGATCGGCCGCAACAGCGCCACCAGCTCGGTCACCGGCCACATCATCGAGATGGCGAAGACGCTCGACCTGCAGATCGTCGCCGAAGGCGTGGAGACGGAGGAGCAGGCGGACTATCTGAAGGCTCACGACGTGCATTTCGGCCAGGGCTGGCTGTTCTCCAAACCGCTGCCGGCCGCCGATTTCATCGACTATCACTGGAACGCGAGATCCCGCTCGGGGAGCGGGCGGCATAATATCCGGTGCGTGGCGGCATGA
- the crcB gene encoding fluoride efflux transporter CrcB, which produces MTNMLLVAVGGAIGSVCRYLVGLWALRLWGPAFPWGTLAVNIAGSFAIGFLAELIVRRFDASPEMRLLIITGFLGGFTTFSAFSLDVVSLLERGATMVGVTYIVASVAISLCAVFAGLALGRAML; this is translated from the coding sequence ATGACCAACATGCTTCTCGTCGCCGTCGGCGGAGCGATCGGCTCCGTCTGCCGTTATCTCGTCGGGCTCTGGGCGCTGCGCCTGTGGGGGCCGGCGTTTCCGTGGGGGACGCTTGCCGTCAATATCGCCGGCTCGTTCGCGATCGGGTTCCTTGCGGAGCTGATCGTCCGGCGCTTCGATGCGTCGCCCGAGATGCGGTTGCTGATCATCACCGGCTTTCTCGGCGGCTTCACGACGTTCTCGGCCTTTTCGCTGGATGTCGTGTCGCTCCTGGAGCGGGGCGCGACCATGGTGGGCGTCACCTATATCGTCGCGAGCGTGGCGATCTCGCTCTGTGCGGTTTTTGCCGGACTGGCGCTCGGGCGGGCAATGCTCTAA